Sequence from the Maniola jurtina chromosome 18, ilManJurt1.1, whole genome shotgun sequence genome:
tatactattttttattttaataaataaaattaaagtgtctGTCAGTAATTTCGAAACTATAATAACTacttcatattaagctcatttttgaactgtaccataacacaatcacacgtttttaaaatttttgtctgtttgaGTGGGCTAATCTTTGAAACATTGCTGCTATGGATAGGCTACCTtttgtcttggaaaatcaaaagttaatgatttttaaaaacctaaatccatgtgagCAAAGCTGCGGCTatcatctagtataatatatgtatatccaATTGTGACCTACCACCTAAACCTACTTATGATTATACTATAGTGTTAAATAAATGCAACATTTATACCTATACTGCTTTTTGTTGATTTTTCTATACAAGGGAGTTTCccaaaatgtattattttcagatttttattattttttattcagacacaaggTAGCTGTTGACTGCaaactcacctggtggtagtgatgatgcagtctaagatggtagcgagctaacttgaaaggggtatgagggttttttaataaacccatgcaccttttggtttctacacaccATCGTGTAGAAACCCAAAAGGATCGCTAAGCTTGGCGGCACTGCTTTGCCGGtgtggtggtaactagccacggccgcagCCTCCCACTAGACAAAACAGTTTATAACCAAACTCAATGAATTCAATTTTCCTAAAATCTGTACATATAAAACAGTCACTGACGGATCACAGTCTAACCTGCAATTTAggtgatacataattatttgtcTACTCTAAAGCTTGCAAGCACCTCCTCATCTAACTCTGCTAGGTTATGCAGTGTCCTTCTTTTGAGCTTAAATTGAGCTATTGCAGCCTAAAATATTACATCAAAACAAGCAACCAAGTATTATATATATGTAGTATAATaactatataattataatatataagtattataaCTATATGACCAAGTTGATAACATAAATATCAAAAGGAATCTACAAGTGTGATTCTAAAATGCCAATTTGTTTAaactaaatacatttatttatttttgtaaatatctacAGAAAATAATCACTAAATTGTTaccattaagtaattaatttaattagaacTAAGTAactcataattttattagatgGAGAACCAGCTAGGCACATCTGATCTGTCTTTATTGCGTCTTATAAAACTTTTGAATGATTTTTTAGCTTCATCTAATGATTTCATATCATCCTCAGGGTCTCCTTTTTTCTTCTCAAAAATATCAGGaaattcaaacttcatagttttGGGCTAAAAATGagaacttttatttatatttttggaatttatgaataaagaaaatcTTCAATAGCTGCAATTATAAAACAATGCTTGCCAGCCAACAAAATGGTTTGGTAGCATCAGTTGACAATGCTGCATGTGATTCATCATTTAAAGTGAAGGCAAATAGATAGCAGCTAAACAAAACAGGACTTCTTTCTGAACTTCTTGAACTTTTCTCTGAACATCAATCTCTCAACATAACTAAGTTCATAGTCTACAGACTGATTGCATGATAAAAAAACATTGCAATTTGGCAAGTGTAATCAATATGAAaacctaataagtacctaataaacaCACCTATTAAACAGATGTAGTTTAACTGCCTTAACAAGAATTAGGTTAAATAGTGATCTCAATTAGGCCTAACTATCTTGTGACTTCATCTGTAGTGGATTTAGTTCTTTTCATTCACATACATttattccagaataaaaagttagagtaaaaataataataattaaattataataattatgaattataaattaaacttatttattgACATAAGCAGAACTCACCAGGGTCACATAAGCAAACTTTACATCATCATCCTTAACAATGTAGCCTTTTCCAATATCCTTTCGAAATTTACCCAATGCTATTctagtttttacatctattaCAGGTACATTATAAATTTTCTCCAAATAGTTTTTTATGTCATGTTTTGTCATCTCCATGGAGCAATGGAATTCAACCAAGTTTGGCTGTTGATTAGCAGAGGGCCGAACCAACTTCATCCAAAAATTGGGCAAAAAAACTCGCAATTGAGGGTTTCCTCTCTGATATATGGGATACCTGCATAAtagaaattacaaaaattgTTAAACAATTATTATCACACAGATATAGCTAGGTCCATGTGGAATTACTAAtaaagagagagccagcgcctaccagaccttagttattttataCAAGCTTCTCTGTGAAAGTGTCTCTGTGTATTGTCCCCAGCATAGTGCTAAttgttcctccctgtgctggggacaatacacagcgaaactttcagcttttataaaataacgaagatctggcacgcgctggctcttagtcaataaatttatttactaagatatattatttattatggttTAAAAATAGCTTTACTTACCAGCGCGTCGACATTTTTACTATGTACTAAAAACTTGTACCATAGGAGATGTATTAACGATTCTCTCTACAGAGctctttttgtttattttacaataagttAACTATTTGAcagcatttaaatattattttatatagttAGAAAGTAATTTTTATGCAATTCTATTTCTAACCTCAAGTCAACTAGTCCTGTGTCAGTCACGACCGATTCGGTCATTTGACTGAGGTCGCGCAAAAGTACTGATGAACGAATCAGTCGTTTTTGACCGATCCGGTTCAACCAGTCGCCACGAACCGAGAACCACCGAGAACGAAgaatgaaactaaaaaatattgaaagaaatgaTTGGTCTACAGATCatagtaaaatagtaatagtaagtaatctatattactaataaataatctatattactaataaataaaattggagtgtctgtctgtaatttcgaaataactaccgtatattaaggtcatatggttatttgaacgatactataactgaatcacacgtttttaaaatttttgtctgtctgtctgtctttctgtctgtctgtctgtctgtctgtttgaaaaggctaatcttgggaacggctgaaccgattttgacgggattttcacagacaagtagagaattgaccagggagtaacataggctacttttttaaccgactttcaaaaagggagttgtgtttttctacctatgtacaccgaaatgtCCGAGagttctgaaccgatttgcgtcatttcttttttaatcgatagaggaactttgcgacattgtttcataaaaaatttggagtccaactcctcaatcctgatgctgcaggggatctgaccaatccacgcgggcgaagctgcgggcatcagctagtaatatatagatatggactaggtaggtatattttcccaATATTTACCCTTGTTGTTATGTTCATTGTAAAATCGTAGGTAGttatctacctacttcatttaggcaacacgtgtaggtatatgagatgcataaggTTTTAGTATCTATAAATCTTAACATAATGATTAAacacgtttaaaaataaaagctcaatTAAAAAGATAGGTAATTACATCATAACAGTGCATACAATcgggaaaaatattacaataatgcagCGATTTTGAACCCGCGTCGTCGGACGACCTATAACGAAACGCGAAACTATACGAAACGAGCGTGCGCAATCGAGACGTCTTGGAGTCTCATCGTCCGATTCACGACTGAGACTGACGACTGAGACTGAGTACCGAATACCGATACATTCGTGAGGAACGAAGAGACTGATTGGACCGAAGTACCGAAGTACTGAAAAAATGACTGATGACTGATGAACGACCGAAAAGATCTCAGTCGTTGCTGTAATCAGTACTTGAACGACCGAATCGCAGAAAATGAACGATTGACACAGGACTAAAGTCAACCTAAAACAAACCTAAAAAAATACGACAGCCAGACGAGACGACTGCCTCAGCCTGtcaatgtcaagctgtcaatgTCAAACACCAACCAGTGTTTCCACTTAGGATTTTGGTTTTACCCATTTTTCTAGGAATTtaccctatttttttttaatatgctgATTTCAATCGCATAGCATTTATTTCAAATTAACTATAATTCAACAACATTTTTTCATGTTCATTTCAAGATCCTTACTCTGGAATCTTGTGACTAAGTGTATGGTTAAAGTTTTCTTCCATTTTCAAAATACCTACCTCTTAGTCTCATAagagttaaataaaattgatatccAGCTAGTAAATCAGTTACTAGTGGCTAGCCCCGAACATTGTGGGCTATCTTGCGGTATCCCATAGTTCCATAAAAAaggtttttgtatatttataattaCTGGCATGAAAAAATACAATGAGCCTCATAgcgtgatatatttttttttataaaattgaatattttttataaaaatattcaattttataaaaaaaatatatccaaaAATCGTCATTTATTTTGTAGGCATTAGTTTTCTATTCTGATTTCAGCGACTTTTAACTTGCTTTACGTATGGTGACATCTGGTGACTTTTCGAAGGCGTCATAGCGATAAACCTTGGACAAACGGTTTTAAATAGTTGTCAACACCGTCTATGATTTACATCGTCAAGTACGGTGTGCAGATGCGCGTTATATTGCTGATATTTGTCGCCCAACggcatatttaattattttaataagattTAATAACTAATAAGGTATTAAAACACTCATGTAGTTATGTATTATTAAAACTCGCCTGCGGCTAGTTTTTTGAACTCACACTCATCTCTCCTTTCTCTCCACACTCATGTTTTAATACCACCCATTATACAACTGTTTCATACACTACAGTCATCAAATAGAgtatagaaattttaaaaaatggatCTAAAGAGATATGGTCAAAATTTTGGTAAGTTAAATACTGATTTTTGCGCTATTTTGTTGTCACTGGAATATTTAATCGCATCGCCATGCCAATCTAATTTTGCATTAATGCTTTAATAGTGCCATCTATTAACGTCACTGTGAAATTATGTTCATATAGTGATAcccattaataaaaaaattcgtttcttttcaatatttatctaattttagtGTTTGTTGTTCAAGTTTAACTGAAATTATACACAAGTTTCAGTTTCTAATAGGTAGCCGTTTTTGACATATAGCGTCAAAAAACACTAGTCGTATCTATTATTAGCCATTTCATCCTAAAATAGGGCGAAATACCTAAAAGTAGAAACACTACCATTAGTGAGATTCCAGATATGCTCCaaaaggctagaacccagagctgtAAAACCAGTTAAGGTGATTTACACTAGCTATGCCACGAAACGAAAGCCGATAGAAAAACCACTAAAACAATGATTACCTACATgtaaggtacctacatactctTTGTTCTCCACTAAAGAGTGTGTAATTATATTGGTGCTCTCCATTCCCACTCGGGGCATATATATACTCTGTGCTCCGGACTCCGGCAATGCTTCAgagtatataggtacatagcaAAGACCTTACAATGTAAGGTCTTTGATACATAGTACATTGAATCTGGCTGAGGCATGGCTGAGGGCTGACCGCTGATGGCATGGTATTATTTGTATAGTTGTGCTGGCAACATTACGTGCTGATTTATTTGACAAATCAAAATCAGTCACTCATAAAAATGGCGGTGGCCTTGTCACCCGATCAGGAGTTGGTAAGTGAAATTTATTTGAAGTAATATTATCTTACTAACATTTCTTTAAACAACCACGCATTGCATTTTGTTTAGTATAGTCTTCTACTACttacttttacttttgaatACTTTTTAATCAGCAAACTTTGGTTGTTGAACATGTCATCACTGTTTGTTTTGGTTTCATCCAAAGCTTTTTCATTGCcgattaaaataactttaaatatcTTAATACATATTCTTAAAACACAACTTCAAGATCTTTTAGACTGCTTATTTATCAGGATTTGTTGTTGACTGAAAAATCTGTTTATATTAGAGCacacaaattaaaaatgaaacaaacaaTTTTGTTTGAGGCATTCTTAGCGCTGCCACGGTTCTTGACTGCTTAGTTCGTTTGGTAATAAAGCTactttaaaattcaattaaaccATTTGAAGTATGTAAATGTAGGGTCCTGTATTAATGTTATTTACAAAAA
This genomic interval carries:
- the LOC123874190 gene encoding probable 39S ribosomal protein L23, mitochondrial, which codes for MSTRWYPIYQRGNPQLRVFLPNFWMKLVRPSANQQPNLVEFHCSMEMTKHDIKNYLEKIYNVPVIDVKTRIALGKFRKDIGKGYIVKDDDVKFAYVTLPKTMKFEFPDIFEKKKGDPEDDMKSLDEAKKSFKSFIRRNKDRSDVPSWFSI